Sequence from the Hamadaea flava genome:
GCATAACCCGCTGGCAACATGGAACGAGGGTTGCGCTCGTTGCGGGACTTAACCCAACATCTCACGACACGAGCTGACGACAGCCATGCACCACCTGTCACCGACCCCGAAGGACCCCGCATCTCTGCGAGATTTCCGGTGATGTCAAACCCAGGTAAGGTTCTTCGCGTTGCATCGAATTAATCCGCATGCTCCGCCGCTTGTGCGGGCCCCCGTCAATTCCTTTGAGTTTTAGCCTTGCGGCCGTACTCCCCAGGCGGGGCGCTTAATGCGTTAGCTACGGCACAGGAAACCGGAGAGGCCCCCCACACCTAGCGCCCAACGTTTACAGCGTGGACTACCAGGGTATCTAATCCTGTTCGCTCCCCACGCTTTCGCTCCTCAGCGTCAGTATCGGCCCAGAGACCCGCCTTCGCCACCGGTGTTCCTCCTGATATCTGCGCATTTCACCGCTACACCAGGAATTCCAGTCTCCCCTACCGAACTCCAGCCCGCCCGTATCAACCGCAAGCCCGAAGTTAAGCCCCGGGTTTTCACGGTTGACGCAACGAGCCGCCTACGAGCTCTTTACGCCCAATAAATCCGGACAACGCTCGCGCCCTACGTCTTACCGCGGCTGCTGGCACGTAGTTGGCCGGCGCTTCTTCTGCAGGTACCGTCACTTGCGCTTCGTCCCTGCTGAAAGAGGTTTACAACCCGAAGGCCGTCATCCCTCACGCGGCGTCGCTGCATCAGGCTTTCGCCCATTGTGCAATATTCCCCACTGCTGCCTCCCGTAGGAGTCTGGGCCGTGTCTCAGTCCCAGTGTGGCCGGTCGCCCTCTCAGGCCGGCTACCCGTCAAAGCCTTGGTAGGCCATCACCCCACCAACAAGCTGATAGGCCGCGAGCCCATCCCAAGCCGAAAAACTTTCCACACCCAACCATGCGATCAAATGTGTATATCCGGTATTAGCCATCGTTTCCGACAGTTATCCCAGAGCCCGGGGCAGGTTACTCACGTGTTACTCACCCGTTCGCCGCTCGAGTACCCCGAAGGGCCTTTCCGCTCGACTTGCATGTGTTAAGCACGCCGCCAGCGTTCGTCCTGAGCCAGGATCAAACTCTCCAACAAAGAATTCAAAAATCCTGGCAACACCGCCTCAGCGGTGCAACCAAAGGAATCATCACGAGGATGATATGTGCATACTTTGGCACTGGCTTTACAAGCACCCTGTTGAGTTCTCAAAGAACAAGCACACACCGGACCGTGATCCCACATTGTGGGACCTTGCTCGGGGCAACTCATCTAACTTACTCGGTCGAGTTCGCGGTGTCAACCCGCCTCGCCCGGTTCCCATAGAGACGCACACCACGAGTAGTGATGTTGTGTTTCCAGGGGGATCCAGCAGATGTGGCTCGGAGACGTGCTCCGCCGTTCCTTGCTGGCTTGACTACTTTAGCCGGTCAATTTCGCGAAGTCAACCCCGCACCGCCCGGTTGTAGCCTGCCCCGCTCCGGCCTTCCGATCCGAGTGTTTCCGGCTCGTTTGTCCGTTCCGCGCTGGCAGAGAGAACATTACGCAGACCCCGCAGGGACCGCAAATCAATTATCTCGAATCTTTCCCGCTACCGATCCGAGATCGATCCGGGAACCGTCCGGTCCGGGGGCGTACGCGCTGATCAGGACCTCGTCGCCGGCTTCCAGGAAGGTGCGCTGCTGCCCCGAAATTTCCCTCGGTTCGGTGCCACCCAAGGTGAGTTCGAGGAAAGAACCGACCTGATTCCGTTCGGGACCGGACACCGTTCCGGAGGCGAACAAGTCCCCCGTACGCAGACTGGCCCCGTTGCTCGTGAGGTGGGCCAACTGCTGAGCCGGCGTCCAGTACATCGAGGCGAACGGCGGCCGGCTGACCTCCACCCCGTTCCAGGTGACGGTCATCCGCAAGTCGAGCCCGAGATGCGGTGAGTCCGCGAGATGGTCCGCGACCGGCGGATCCTGTGTCGGCGCGGCGACCCAGGCGTCGGCGAGCGCGGCGAGCGGGGTGATCCAAGCCGACACAGACGTCGCAAAGGATTTGCCGAGGAACGGACCCAAAGGCTGGTTCTCGAACGCCTGGATGTCGCGGGCGGACCAGTCGTTGACCAGCACCACCCCGAAGACGTGCTGGGCGAAGTCCGCCGGCGGCACCGGAGTGCCCAGCTCGGACGGCGTACCCACGACGAAGCCGACCTCGGCCTCGATGTCGAGGCGGCGGCACGGCCCGACGACGCCGGGGGAGAGCAGGCCGGACGGCCGGATGATCTCAGTACCCGACACCACTACGGTGCCGGCTCGTCCGTGGTAACCGATCGGCAGGTGACGCCAGTTCGGCAACACCGGCGGTTGGCCCGGCCGGAAGATTCGGCCGACGTTCGACGCGTGGTGTTCGGAGGAGTAGAAGTCGACGTAGTCGGCCACCTCGAACGGCAACACCAGCTCGACCTCGCTCAACGGGACCAGGAGTTCTGCGAGCGCAGGGCTGCTGACCAGATCCAGCAGCTCTCGGCGTACCCGTTGCCAGACGTCTGGGCCCGCGGCCAGGAACTTCTGGAGGGTGGGCGCGAGCAGTGCGCCGCCGGCGGAGATCGACCCGCGCGTCTCCGCCGCGTGAAGGTCGATCAGGTGATCGCCCCAGCGGGCCGCGCACCGGGTCTCCCCGATACGTCGAAAGACGCCATACGGCAGGTGATCGAGCACTGACCCTCCCGGGTTACAAGCCGAGCAGACCGAGCTGGATCAGGTCTTCCAGCGGCTCGGCGATCGAACAGGTGCCGTAGCCGACCCAGAGCGGGCGCTCGGCATGACGGCGAGTACGCGCCGCCTCCATCAAGGTCAGCGGCTGGGTCGTCCCGATCACGGCCGCGACGTCGGCGACCTCGGCGCCTTCCGCGGCGGCGCAGGCGCCCGCGAGCACGTTGAGGAAACCGTGGTGGACGAAGCCGGTCTCCGGATCGGTGTGGCGCACGGCGTGGTGCAACCCGGCGGTGAGCTTGAACGGCAGCGCGCGGTCGCGGCAGGCGCAGATCACCGCGGCGAGTTCCATCGGAGTGGGGAACAGCTCTGCGGCCAGGCCCCCGGTGCGGAACTTCGCCGCGACCGGCTGGCCGGCGGCGCGTGCTTCGGCGACGGTGTCCAGAGCGCCCAGCAATCCCCAGGTCAGCGGAATCTCGGCGTATCCCATGAGGTCGTGCTCGGCGAGCATCGAGAGCAGCGCTCGCAAGCCCGGCTGGGGATCCTCGCCGCGTTTGGCGACGGCCGTCTCCACCTGTTGCACCGATATCCGGGGATCGCCCCCCGAGAGCGCGGTGGACAACTGGGATAAGGGGAGGTCGCCGATGACGCCGACCTCGATCCGCTCGTCCGCGCGTACCTGCGCGGCGGCTTCCTTCAAACCGGACGCCGGCAGCAGGAGCACTCCGACGAGAGCGGCGTACCAGGCGGAGCGGTGCTCTCTATGCCCGGTGACGGCCTGCGGCAGCGTCGCGTTGCCCGGCGGGAACACGGCGGCATCGTCGAGCAACCGCTTCAGGAGCGGTGGGACTGATGCGCTCGCCGCCGTTGACATGATCAGGCAATCTAGCGGATGCATTGCGGAGCGGACAAGTCTGTCCGATAATCGGACGATCGAGTATGCACAGCGGGCAATCTTGGGAGGTCACGATGCCGTACTACCGGAGCGTCGGGGAGATCCCGCGGAAGCGACATACCCAGTTCCGCCAGCCGGACGGCACGCTGTACGCCGAGGAGCTGATGGGCCAGGAGGGGTTCTCCTCCGACTCCTCGCTGCTCTACCACCGGTACCTCCCGACGGCGATCGTGGCGGCCGAGGCGTACGACCCGCCGGCCTGGAGCCGCGTGCCCAACCGCCCGCTGAAGCCCCGCCACCTGCAGACGCACAAGCTGGAAGTCGGCGGCGCCGACGCGGTCACCGGCCGGCAGCACCTGCTCGCCAACGACGACGTACGCATCTCCTACGTGGTCGCCGATACCCCGTCTCCGCTCTACCGGAACGCCGTCGGCGACGAGTGCCTCTACCTGGAATCCGGCCGAGCCGTCTTCGAGACCTCGTTCGGGCTGCTCGAAGCGGGCGAAGGCGACTACGTGATCATCCCGACTTCGGTGATCTACCGCGTGGTGCCGATCGGCGCGCCGGTCCGGATCCTGGCGATCGAAGCGACCGGGCACATCGGCCCGCCCAAGCGCTACCTCTCCGTCCGCGGCCAGTTCCTGGAGCACTCGCCGTACTGCGAACGAGATGTCCGAGGCCCGTCCGCGCCGCTGCTCGTCGACGAGACCGAGGTCGACGTCCTGGTCCAGCATCGGCGCGGATGGACGAAGTTCACCTACGCGCACCATCCGTTCGACGTGGTGGGCTGGGACGGGCACCTCTACCCGTGGGCGTTCTCCATCCACGACTTCGAGCCCATCACCGGCCGGATCCACCAGCCGCCGCCCGTACACCAGACCTTCCAAGGCCCGAACTTCGTGATCTGCTCGTTCGTCCCGCGCAAGGTCGACTACCACCCGCTGGCGATCCCGGTGCCGTACAACCACCACAACGTCGACTCCGACGAGATGCTCTTCTACACCGGCGGGAACTACGAGGCTCGGCGCGGCTCCGGCATCGAACAGG
This genomic interval carries:
- a CDS encoding fumarylacetoacetate hydrolase family protein, whose product is MLDHLPYGVFRRIGETRCAARWGDHLIDLHAAETRGSISAGGALLAPTLQKFLAAGPDVWQRVRRELLDLVSSPALAELLVPLSEVELVLPFEVADYVDFYSSEHHASNVGRIFRPGQPPVLPNWRHLPIGYHGRAGTVVVSGTEIIRPSGLLSPGVVGPCRRLDIEAEVGFVVGTPSELGTPVPPADFAQHVFGVVLVNDWSARDIQAFENQPLGPFLGKSFATSVSAWITPLAALADAWVAAPTQDPPVADHLADSPHLGLDLRMTVTWNGVEVSRPPFASMYWTPAQQLAHLTSNGASLRTGDLFASGTVSGPERNQVGSFLELTLGGTEPREISGQQRTFLEAGDEVLISAYAPGPDGSRIDLGSVAGKIRDN
- a CDS encoding homogentisate 1,2-dioxygenase yields the protein MPYYRSVGEIPRKRHTQFRQPDGTLYAEELMGQEGFSSDSSLLYHRYLPTAIVAAEAYDPPAWSRVPNRPLKPRHLQTHKLEVGGADAVTGRQHLLANDDVRISYVVADTPSPLYRNAVGDECLYLESGRAVFETSFGLLEAGEGDYVIIPTSVIYRVVPIGAPVRILAIEATGHIGPPKRYLSVRGQFLEHSPYCERDVRGPSAPLLVDETEVDVLVQHRRGWTKFTYAHHPFDVVGWDGHLYPWAFSIHDFEPITGRIHQPPPVHQTFQGPNFVICSFVPRKVDYHPLAIPVPYNHHNVDSDEMLFYTGGNYEARRGSGIEQGSISLHPSGFTHGPQPGAAERAIGADYFDELAVMVDTFRPLDLCDAGLACEDDAYAWTWARPGAARPDGAG